Proteins from a single region of Desulfolutivibrio sulfoxidireducens:
- a CDS encoding PEP/pyruvate-binding domain-containing protein — protein sequence MSLTQLFRHWTYQIFAPGVLLREKYNAFKDLLRYDDLCMDIIAEIEDIHYGNEKADWARVAWLCKRLSAAMEHLTGQLSLLSPARYLDLPEYARKIAFYMRMALDVPLPDMSPPYLLTLAEAAGRPEIAGGKAAALGRAGDDASIPVPPGLVVTAGAFRYILEAGELRPKLDAKLRRVVLSRPDEVAGLASEMRQMILAAHVPEDISGPLRRQAAELARGGGGLLSVRSSALAEDGQASFAGQYESVLSVGPEDVISAYKRVLASKYGPKALTYRVLNGLSDEETSMAVLVMPMVDAASAGVLYTLDPGGPVHGREAMGVYAARGLGTAVVGGGIIPESVTLTRTSPPRVLARDPVGRETANREEPALSDENAVRLGEIGLRLEKLFGCPQDVEWAVAKNGELSILQSRPIAANAPDAAAPPVAAEPEDGFGAYVDDGTSDDTVLDLSKALLSGGRLVSGGVACGRAVHAQTVIDVAAVPGGAVLLTPTLSPALARLASGVAAVVAAAGSRAGHFASVAREFGLPVLVFGPEIFSAIKDGQVVTVDADAGAVLPGKVEGLFGRARESRPSRDTPAARRLEKLVPLVARLTLTDPESPNFTPAKVRSIHDIVRFAHEKAVSEMFSLVGRGGLGLASAKKLKTHLPLTMYILDLGGGLFESAQTRGTLGPEEIKSTPMWAVWSGLTSPDASWDDDVQHADWEELDRISGGIFGKDTRLLASYAVISLNYAHLMIRFGYHFSVLDTVCGSDGKNNYINFRFKGGGGSLGQRLERIEFISRALTHFGFAVTVKGDMLDARLAREGEVIVLKRLAMLGYLLARTKLMDITLTETTDLDALVNDFLAKTDR from the coding sequence ATGTCCCTCACCCAGCTTTTCCGCCACTGGACCTACCAGATCTTCGCCCCGGGCGTCCTTTTGCGCGAGAAATACAACGCCTTCAAGGACCTTCTGCGCTACGACGACCTGTGCATGGACATCATCGCCGAGATCGAGGACATCCATTACGGCAACGAAAAGGCCGATTGGGCCCGCGTCGCATGGCTGTGCAAACGCCTGAGCGCCGCCATGGAACATCTCACGGGGCAACTGTCGCTGTTGTCCCCGGCCAGGTACCTGGACCTCCCCGAATACGCCCGAAAGATCGCCTTCTACATGCGCATGGCCCTGGACGTGCCCCTGCCGGACATGTCGCCGCCCTATCTGCTGACCCTGGCCGAGGCCGCCGGGCGGCCGGAAATCGCCGGGGGCAAGGCCGCCGCGCTGGGCCGGGCCGGCGACGACGCGTCCATCCCCGTCCCCCCGGGTCTGGTGGTCACGGCCGGGGCCTTCCGCTACATCCTGGAGGCCGGGGAGCTTCGGCCCAAGCTCGACGCCAAACTGCGCCGGGTGGTGCTCTCACGGCCCGACGAGGTGGCCGGGCTGGCCTCGGAGATGCGCCAGATGATCCTTGCCGCCCACGTGCCCGAGGATATCAGTGGACCGCTTCGCCGCCAGGCCGCGGAACTGGCCCGGGGCGGCGGCGGGCTTTTGTCCGTGCGCAGTTCGGCCCTGGCCGAGGACGGCCAGGCCTCGTTCGCCGGACAGTACGAAAGCGTGCTCTCCGTCGGCCCGGAAGACGTGATCTCGGCCTACAAGCGGGTCCTGGCCTCCAAATACGGCCCCAAGGCCCTGACCTACCGCGTCTTAAACGGCCTGTCCGACGAGGAAACCTCCATGGCCGTGCTGGTCATGCCCATGGTCGACGCCGCCTCGGCCGGGGTGCTCTACACCCTGGACCCCGGTGGACCCGTGCACGGCCGGGAGGCCATGGGCGTCTACGCCGCCAGGGGCCTGGGCACGGCCGTGGTGGGCGGCGGCATCATCCCCGAATCCGTGACCCTGACCCGAACGTCGCCGCCGCGGGTTTTGGCCCGCGACCCGGTGGGCCGGGAGACCGCCAACCGGGAGGAACCGGCCCTGTCCGACGAGAATGCCGTGCGTCTGGGAGAAATCGGACTGCGGCTGGAGAAGCTTTTCGGATGCCCCCAGGACGTGGAATGGGCTGTGGCCAAAAACGGCGAACTGTCCATCCTGCAAAGCCGGCCCATTGCGGCAAATGCCCCGGACGCGGCGGCGCCCCCGGTTGCGGCCGAACCCGAGGACGGGTTCGGGGCCTACGTCGACGACGGGACGTCCGACGACACGGTGTTGGACCTCTCGAAGGCCCTGCTCTCCGGAGGACGGCTGGTGTCCGGCGGCGTGGCCTGCGGCCGGGCCGTACACGCCCAGACGGTCATCGACGTCGCGGCCGTGCCGGGGGGGGCGGTGCTTCTCACCCCCACCCTGTCGCCGGCCCTGGCCCGTCTGGCAAGCGGGGTGGCCGCCGTGGTCGCGGCGGCGGGCAGTCGGGCCGGGCATTTCGCCTCGGTGGCCCGGGAGTTCGGCCTGCCGGTTTTGGTGTTCGGGCCGGAGATATTTTCCGCGATCAAGGACGGCCAGGTGGTCACTGTGGACGCCGACGCCGGGGCCGTGCTGCCGGGCAAGGTGGAGGGTCTTTTCGGGCGGGCAAGGGAATCCCGCCCCAGCCGGGACACTCCGGCCGCGCGCCGCCTGGAAAAGCTCGTCCCCCTGGTGGCCCGCCTGACCTTGACCGACCCCGAATCCCCGAACTTTACCCCGGCGAAGGTGCGCTCGATCCACGACATCGTACGCTTCGCCCACGAAAAAGCCGTGTCCGAGATGTTCTCCCTGGTGGGCCGGGGCGGTCTGGGCCTGGCCTCGGCCAAGAAGCTCAAGACGCACCTGCCGCTGACCATGTACATCCTGGACCTGGGCGGAGGCCTTTTTGAAAGCGCCCAGACTCGGGGGACGCTTGGCCCGGAGGAAATCAAGAGCACGCCCATGTGGGCGGTATGGTCCGGGCTGACCTCCCCCGATGCCAGTTGGGACGACGACGTGCAACATGCCGACTGGGAGGAGCTCGACCGCATAAGCGGCGGCATCTTCGGGAAGGACACCCGGCTTCTGGCCAGCTATGCGGTCATTTCCCTCAACTACGCCCATCTGATGATCCGCTTCGGCTACCATTTCTCGGTCCTGGACACGGTCTGCGGCTCCGATGGCAAAAACAACTACATAAACTTCCGCTTCAAAGGCGGCGGCGGCAGCCTGGGCCAGCGCCTGGAGCGCATCGAATTCATCTCCAGGGCGCTGACCCACTTCGGCTTTGCGGTCACGGTCAAGGGGGACATGCTCGACGCCCGTCTGGCCCGCGAAGGCGAGGTCATCGTCCTGAAGCGACTGGCCATGCTCGGGTATCTCCTGGCCCGGACCAAGCTCATGGACATCACCCTGACGGAAACCACCGATCTCGACGCCCTGGTGAACGACTTCCTGGCAAAGACCGACCGGTGA
- a CDS encoding response regulator, giving the protein MADIIVLDDVIDAGVLIKRILERKGHAVTVFTEEEDALAHIAKTKPAMAILDIKLKKMTGVEVLEEIKKRSPLTKVIMLTGYPTLETARESVRLGACDYCVKPIDKDELERKVAEALENG; this is encoded by the coding sequence ATGGCCGACATCATCGTGCTGGACGACGTCATCGACGCCGGCGTGCTCATCAAACGCATCCTGGAACGAAAAGGCCACGCGGTCACGGTCTTCACCGAGGAGGAGGATGCCCTGGCGCACATCGCCAAGACCAAACCGGCCATGGCCATCCTGGACATCAAGCTCAAGAAGATGACCGGCGTCGAGGTCCTGGAGGAAATCAAGAAGCGCTCGCCCCTCACCAAGGTGATCATGCTCACGGGCTATCCCACCCTGGAAACGGCCAGGGAGTCCGTGCGCCTGGGGGCCTGCGACTATTGCGTCAAGCCCATCGACAAGGACGAACTGGAACGCAAGGTGGCCGAGGCATTGGAGAACGGATAA
- a CDS encoding ATP-binding protein translates to MRFFSKLQFRTKINLGTSLIVALIALPLAFMVSRMAAKALVEETKKRGLVLSENLASRASDSMLAMDLLRLKNMVDELKGVQDNVYAFITDRDGNVLVHTFVQGFPVELLAANEVADGTAANIRLLFTGHDYIYDFAAPIMIVGARFGTARVGLSRTQTQIAVNKLIFYIFTLSGAALIPAMLISSVFARRVTRRIGVLRAHAEEVVKGNLDIRTGPVVAENCWEIMKCDLTHCPAYGDTRRRCWYLAGTLCPDCADPEIEDKEESCRNCPVYIRNKGDEIQDLAETFDAMALSLKSHLEELKRAEGVLSRQEQLMRTILDATPDFVCLVGDNLVYLAVNKAYAEHVGRPAKEIAGLTEFDLFPESEAKITREEDLRVLRTGLPFDREVRSKRGHRDMWLHVVRVPVFDKDGRVMGFLRTARDVTQLKLFQEQLIQSQKMESVGKLAGGVAHEINTPLGVILGYAQLLQEDVDKSSQIYEDLKIIEKQAKVCRKIVADLLGFSRQTGSTKLEMCFNNSLMEAISLVRHTFGLDKVYIMTDMDERMPIIYGDPEKLKQVWINLLTNARDAMLPGGGLLLVRSRLDSPGQKVTAWFADTGAGIDAENLQKIFDPFFTTKPVGQGTGLGLSVSFGIIEDHGGSITAKSPVPPGFFQKGTAVPNQGTGKGPGTVFVVDLPLDHEETLESEPSLDKGRT, encoded by the coding sequence GTGCGCTTTTTCTCCAAGCTCCAGTTCCGCACCAAGATCAATCTCGGCACCTCGCTCATCGTGGCCCTGATCGCCCTGCCGTTGGCCTTCATGGTCAGTCGCATGGCCGCAAAGGCCCTGGTCGAGGAAACCAAGAAGCGCGGACTTGTGCTCTCGGAGAACCTGGCCTCCCGGGCCTCGGATTCCATGCTGGCCATGGACCTGTTGCGCCTGAAAAACATGGTCGACGAACTCAAGGGCGTCCAGGACAACGTCTACGCCTTCATCACCGACCGCGACGGCAACGTCCTGGTGCATACCTTTGTCCAGGGATTTCCGGTGGAGCTTCTGGCCGCCAACGAGGTCGCCGACGGGACAGCGGCCAACATCCGGCTGCTTTTCACCGGCCACGACTACATCTACGACTTCGCCGCGCCGATCATGATCGTGGGGGCGCGCTTCGGCACCGCCCGGGTGGGGTTGTCCCGGACGCAGACCCAGATTGCCGTCAACAAACTGATCTTTTACATCTTCACCCTGTCCGGCGCGGCCCTTATCCCGGCCATGCTGATCAGTTCCGTCTTCGCCCGCCGGGTCACCCGGCGCATCGGGGTGCTGCGGGCACATGCCGAGGAGGTGGTCAAGGGCAACCTGGATATCCGCACCGGGCCCGTGGTGGCCGAAAACTGCTGGGAGATCATGAAATGCGACCTGACCCACTGCCCGGCCTACGGCGACACCCGCCGGCGTTGCTGGTATCTGGCCGGGACCCTGTGTCCGGACTGCGCGGACCCCGAGATTGAGGACAAGGAGGAGTCCTGTCGAAACTGTCCGGTCTACATCCGCAACAAGGGCGATGAAATCCAGGACCTGGCCGAGACCTTCGACGCCATGGCCTTAAGCCTCAAAAGCCACCTGGAGGAACTCAAGAGGGCCGAGGGCGTGCTTTCCCGCCAGGAACAGCTCATGCGCACCATCCTCGACGCCACCCCGGACTTCGTGTGCCTCGTCGGGGACAACCTGGTCTATCTTGCGGTGAACAAGGCCTATGCCGAGCATGTGGGGCGTCCGGCCAAAGAGATCGCGGGGCTGACGGAATTCGACCTGTTTCCCGAGTCCGAGGCCAAAATCACCCGCGAGGAGGACCTGCGGGTGCTGCGCACGGGGCTGCCCTTCGACCGTGAGGTCCGGTCCAAGCGGGGGCACAGGGACATGTGGCTGCATGTGGTGCGCGTCCCGGTCTTCGACAAGGACGGCCGGGTCATGGGGTTTTTGCGCACGGCCCGGGACGTGACCCAGCTCAAGCTCTTTCAGGAACAGCTCATCCAGTCCCAGAAGATGGAGTCCGTGGGCAAGCTGGCCGGCGGCGTGGCCCACGAGATAAACACCCCCCTGGGCGTGATTTTGGGCTACGCCCAGCTTTTGCAGGAGGACGTGGACAAATCCAGCCAAATATATGAGGACTTGAAAATTATCGAGAAGCAGGCCAAGGTCTGCCGCAAGATCGTGGCCGATCTGTTGGGGTTTTCCCGGCAAACCGGCAGCACAAAGCTGGAGATGTGCTTCAACAACTCCCTTATGGAGGCCATAAGCCTGGTGCGCCACACCTTCGGGCTGGACAAGGTGTACATCATGACCGACATGGACGAGCGCATGCCCATCATCTACGGCGACCCGGAGAAGCTCAAGCAGGTGTGGATCAATCTTTTGACCAACGCCCGCGACGCCATGCTCCCGGGTGGAGGCCTGCTTTTGGTTCGTTCGCGCCTGGACAGTCCGGGGCAGAAGGTGACCGCCTGGTTCGCGGACACGGGCGCGGGCATCGACGCCGAGAACCTGCAAAAGATCTTCGACCCGTTTTTCACCACCAAACCCGTGGGCCAGGGCACGGGCCTTGGGCTCTCGGTGTCGTTCGGCATCATCGAGGACCACGGCGGATCCATCACCGCCAAAAGTCCGGTGCCGCCCGGATTTTTCCAGAAGGGAACGGCCGTCCCGAACCAGGGAACGGGCAAGGGGCCGGGCACGGTCTTCGTGGTGGACCTCCCCCTGGATCACGAGGAAACATTGGAATCCGAACCGAGTCTCGACAAAGGAAGGACATAA
- a CDS encoding phosphate/phosphite/phosphonate ABC transporter substrate-binding protein — protein MRHAAALVAALLLLLVTACGDDEPAFTVDLTRRVETSVVVPKRAVTYAYLPQYSHTVSYERHRLLLEYLQKATGLPIRQIFPDTFDEHVKMVQRGEIDISFSNPFVYIRMAAAGARAFARIVEPSGTPEFYSLIITRKNNRDIQNLEDCRGKRWLAVDPTSAGGYLYALGEFYDHGITRKDFSEIAFAPGPGAKQEKVIMAVYAGAYDIGSVRDGTLPLLEGKIDLSQIRVLAESRRYPGWVYAHRPGLDPAVVEKIATAMFALDMGRPDDAVILETAGMRGIIPAVDADYDPVRKLADTLGLETMEAIR, from the coding sequence ATGCGCCACGCCGCCGCCCTGGTGGCCGCCCTCCTGCTACTTCTCGTCACCGCCTGCGGCGACGACGAACCCGCCTTCACGGTCGATCTCACCCGACGGGTGGAGACCTCCGTGGTCGTGCCCAAGCGGGCCGTGACCTACGCCTATCTGCCCCAATACTCGCACACGGTGTCCTACGAACGCCACCGGCTTCTGCTGGAATACCTGCAAAAGGCCACGGGGCTGCCCATCCGCCAGATCTTTCCGGACACCTTCGACGAACATGTGAAGATGGTGCAGCGCGGCGAGATCGACATCTCGTTCTCCAACCCCTTCGTGTACATCCGCATGGCCGCGGCCGGAGCCCGGGCCTTCGCCCGGATCGTCGAACCCTCGGGCACCCCGGAATTTTACAGCCTGATCATCACCCGCAAAAACAACCGCGACATCCAAAACCTCGAAGACTGCCGGGGGAAGCGCTGGCTGGCCGTGGACCCGACCTCGGCCGGCGGCTATCTGTACGCCCTGGGCGAGTTTTACGACCACGGCATAACCCGGAAGGATTTCTCGGAAATCGCCTTTGCCCCGGGGCCGGGAGCCAAGCAGGAGAAGGTGATCATGGCCGTGTACGCCGGGGCCTACGACATAGGTTCGGTGCGCGACGGGACCCTGCCCTTGCTCGAGGGCAAGATCGACCTGTCCCAGATCCGCGTTTTGGCCGAATCCAGGCGCTATCCGGGCTGGGTCTACGCCCACCGTCCCGGGCTTGACCCGGCGGTGGTGGAAAAGATCGCCACAGCCATGTTCGCCCTGGACATGGGGCGCCCCGACGACGCGGTCATCCTTGAGACCGCGGGCATGCGCGGGATCATCCCGGCCGTGGACGCCGATTACGACCCGGTGCGGAAGTTGGCCGACACGCTTGGGTTGGAGACCATGGAGGCGATACGCTAG